One Fimbriimonadaceae bacterium DNA window includes the following coding sequences:
- a CDS encoding type II secretion system GspH family protein: MMMRNRRAFTLIELLTVLAITGVLMTLIIYPVIQSFNLTRSAQGFSEAQDRARILIDRLSREIGNAAGVRANEGLAGSVAAVVPGADGQPETVILPYTKLDLVVPAQGDPSAIVNGAFVDPNTGKGDPTLRAPKGQVVLPAAPGAAIVRYWVGLRRPFAADPGDPAGRVPRRYDNPYDGLLTARSTNRDNLYVLYRAEVQPIIFQNGQFRVNTALFLDVDNDGVPDDIDDPAFFTLLPGTDVSTEPVNNQGGALTAVGQAKAQRMQNWLSRASVVTEISRYDMIRPIYDKRTRAVTYDRNAANVLNVPRLVPLIQLRPTRVTNEPAEGMTAVRQGQEAEGMDRVAPDVFRTQYGAWTNPLVRLWPAGASPRYLVARPDPAVPGLSIFAYEPALGPELSTGTELFDIEEYASSVALNRRFPFSRATAAANVRSGWLGNQSARDLFEPFVLDSRGGRVVASFEISEVGDASQPVDPNNPRNLPVVATGPALTPNNDPGLAAGVFSDAQYASINRKFNKIWNDYPALRPNLHRFVDLRVTPTADGTASPLNPNPAVGFDRARIVPGSEVVFGPDQVPGANYGAMIRYTRTVGNPGPNQYRLNYVNLAEPTDYTLLGVPNPPAQYTATDFVSAVIQPRFRAGYLQFNSDPNVPLPQGNIFVSYRFQFTGVGDVVAVDYDSREIMSILLTIRNYPQTTQPDPQSITLNGAAKVRNFLR, encoded by the coding sequence ATGATGATGCGCAATCGAAGGGCCTTCACGTTGATCGAACTGTTGACGGTGCTCGCGATCACCGGCGTGTTGATGACCCTGATCATCTACCCTGTGATCCAGAGCTTCAACCTCACCCGTTCCGCGCAGGGGTTCTCGGAGGCACAAGACCGGGCGCGCATTCTGATCGATCGGCTCTCCCGCGAAATCGGCAACGCCGCGGGGGTCCGCGCCAACGAAGGGCTCGCCGGGTCCGTGGCGGCCGTCGTGCCCGGCGCGGACGGCCAGCCGGAGACCGTGATCCTGCCCTACACGAAGCTCGACCTCGTCGTTCCCGCGCAAGGCGACCCCTCGGCGATCGTCAACGGGGCGTTCGTCGATCCGAACACTGGCAAAGGCGACCCGACGCTTCGCGCGCCGAAGGGGCAGGTCGTGCTTCCGGCCGCTCCGGGAGCGGCGATCGTCCGCTACTGGGTTGGGCTCCGCCGGCCCTTCGCCGCCGACCCCGGCGATCCCGCCGGGCGCGTGCCTCGCCGCTACGACAACCCCTACGACGGCCTCCTCACCGCGCGCAGCACGAACCGGGACAACCTGTACGTGCTCTACCGCGCCGAGGTGCAGCCGATCATCTTCCAGAACGGGCAGTTCCGCGTCAACACGGCCCTGTTCCTCGACGTGGACAACGACGGCGTGCCGGACGATATCGACGATCCCGCGTTCTTCACGCTCCTTCCCGGCACCGACGTGTCCACCGAGCCGGTCAACAACCAGGGCGGAGCCTTGACGGCGGTCGGTCAAGCCAAGGCGCAGCGGATGCAGAACTGGCTGTCCCGGGCGTCGGTCGTCACCGAGATCAGCCGCTACGACATGATCCGGCCGATCTACGACAAGCGCACGCGCGCCGTGACGTACGACCGCAACGCCGCGAACGTTCTCAACGTGCCTCGGCTCGTGCCGCTGATCCAACTCAGGCCCACGCGGGTGACCAACGAGCCCGCCGAAGGCATGACCGCGGTCCGCCAAGGCCAAGAGGCCGAGGGGATGGATCGGGTGGCTCCCGACGTGTTCCGCACGCAGTACGGAGCGTGGACGAACCCCCTCGTGCGGCTGTGGCCGGCGGGTGCGAGCCCGCGGTACCTCGTCGCCCGCCCCGACCCGGCGGTTCCCGGGCTCAGCATCTTCGCGTACGAACCCGCCCTCGGCCCCGAATTGTCGACGGGTACGGAGCTGTTCGACATCGAGGAGTACGCGAGCAGCGTCGCCCTCAACCGGCGGTTCCCGTTCTCGCGCGCCACCGCCGCGGCGAACGTGAGGTCGGGCTGGCTCGGCAACCAGTCCGCCCGGGACCTTTTCGAACCGTTCGTGCTCGACTCGCGCGGCGGGCGCGTCGTCGCCAGCTTCGAAATCTCCGAAGTCGGGGATGCGTCGCAGCCGGTGGACCCGAACAATCCCCGCAACCTCCCGGTCGTGGCCACAGGGCCCGCGCTCACGCCGAACAACGATCCCGGCCTCGCGGCGGGGGTGTTCTCGGACGCTCAGTACGCCTCGATCAATCGGAAGTTCAACAAGATTTGGAACGACTACCCCGCGCTGCGGCCCAATCTGCACCGGTTCGTCGACCTTCGCGTGACGCCGACGGCCGACGGGACGGCCAGCCCGTTGAATCCGAATCCCGCCGTGGGATTCGATCGCGCGCGGATCGTTCCGGGAAGCGAAGTGGTTTTCGGGCCGGACCAGGTTCCGGGCGCGAACTACGGAGCGATGATCCGGTACACGCGCACAGTGGGCAACCCGGGGCCCAACCAGTACCGCCTCAACTACGTGAACCTCGCCGAACCGACGGATTACACGCTGCTGGGGGTGCCGAACCCACCGGCGCAGTACACCGCCACGGACTTCGTCTCCGCGGTGATCCAGCCCCGGTTCCGTGCGGGGTATCTGCAGTTCAACTCCGATCCCAACGTGCCGTTGCCCCAAGGGAACATTTTCGTCTCGTACAGGTTCCAATTCACGGGAGTTGGCGATGTGGTCGCCGTCGACTACGATTCGCGCGAGATCATGTCGATCTTGCTGACGATTCGCAACTATCCGCAGACCACGCAGCCGGATCCGCAGTCGATCACCCTGAACGGCGCGGCGAAGGTGAGGAACTTCCTACGGTAA
- a CDS encoding PQQ-binding-like beta-propeller repeat protein: protein MMMKRQIGLTLVAAALVAGATTAWAQDFKAFKGDNQRVGRNDLAATSGPGRALLRWWHPNVADPATGSVLIRNNTAPNPWTATTGPWISPGPAEEANLVFTPPPVDRVPPDPLEDAATGYAADPGYLYVPTIPSAVGSDPTIPQNALDPLATFTWRVEPADPINRFPQSYALYVWLPSGPTDVDPGPGVTLSYPQRYFVYEVLYGTGQRWIEVIDTFVSGGGWVRIGNGGAQTLQRFPYDGVNPILVRLYNTVPRDAFGALTDNPGATLVYADAVKAEPQTGYYAATPIVGMHNGAPVSTIAARNEQSEGVREGESVTITKGVVTAYEHDTGNVRWTFSPLDESEFTVQQDNTSAGVAASPAWIPESFAPNYRGTNYHAAPIVGALGSASAITYSPTLDDGTYEIYAWLPGDGGGEQFGTAVTYEVHEGATTSTFTLDQSVNGGWVRVGNRRFAHQESTADLTVSVLNYSAGGDVGRKAYADAIRFVGAANMAINSTPVLATARVRTTNGGAPTPTDVVLVATENGRLYCLDALGNGDGTTNVYWTYPSTPDPDDAAWTDPNQVVGVDGPNGVAEMPIGFDLSSALVQTVSPGGVPEDRLYIGSRNGRVYSIHMDGRGDMDLARRVPGTTTRAWTYPNDYPAAVQTSLLGPIEGSVAFADVASGPTIYVPTTQGRMYALDAIGTAGTKTTSVRWRYPAATDETLGAIRTTPAIEFGNIYFGTDAIDGAQDPRGQLIALDADTGSLQWTFDGTAGVPAGDFRGSPITVPAAEMAPGTMPDTVFVANENLFVYAVRASDGTLLWSTDELGSGVSGALGFTPMSVFDNSGTGTRIAAPMVLVPTSDGRFSALFARDTDLNRFGTKRGYEFITASDSLTASLAVGRNWMYGADMAGNLYGFDNDTFNTGYISPGNPPGQQTVVENDASGDIFRDAKIKFVTKDTYQQLRANPPTLTYVESVDPGREVTRVAFDWGETLYILVYDFPYQIQQIPAPNGATTPPIVNYSFATEGAAIRNLAIESKLFAGSSPNTADSGYTVIAYSLQGGGANALPPGRARVSATISTTALSNPARAQTIALDPANSRKAFAIGNPLALATAFDPSTGAPLAGYGIGYSPDASLPENLVNGSPDVVGTGAREDRLISSTGLLSHGQAGSSRMAVYDRSMMTLILGPGRGLSNVRVARDDLSWRNPANGSSVVKPLPPLLFPNFEDLPFNRPNGSLDYPDMKREVISVTKDPLGNAENPVFSPVSLNPPLNVDENNPLLRTLVPTLMDFEVAVPKFQPANLLLIPDSTGTNTVGGYTGRVQVYVDANGNGELEQSGRREAFRSFTLGAGVGIDEAMSIPTPTLDLGPLAAATGYSPIAPYGAGTPFSPWAGGAFNNLFTPFRVFNDGNVNMLDVRLAHASNVGAGAPQPWPIFASGNHALAWLDSQWYVWSDIDPVFALTSQVIIQKARVGDRVSTELLTNPRRRDNQNLGVSAGTLLPGPTPAPPRIAVTPPLGMPVGTYSQIMRVIEDRNGDLSLALDGTNNGLEPYTDPTLNLVFKVRETRLTNKFTTNTAPMVDDPSVIGSGSFQHKNAQPAAMRDLNGNLVVAFASNRPAFNAPQPPAAPLVDGWRIYVGSVRGATPSGGVGSSPLGDLGAFVPASNSQWVSQQVGAYPSVPTPDILFDAQPGETILANTVKFRDPAFPSQGMVDPFSGSALTTVYLAFVGDAVKQTPAGLQNESRLMLAPTTVSATGTVSLGAPVVLPNDPRVEKSNPSVVQIGSRAIVYFTLGGTGHSQVAYATYDPTNPSWAANGGWSRTNILPLGTGFESATSPSASGRVYRGAPVSGLGTGTTIVEVAFVGKLKGRSISDVFYGRVRVDARNGSYTTVYLPERGLDRMTASGEPGVYQTGGVEWNPRDTIAFYESVNGGPLVDIEVPNTRNYDRDTNTMSFDTKLGGKAFADLSLGRLTFTSATLPQGAELRATYTPRYLRISGSNRAAGHSSPTVLFDNRLIGEFGYWARPSNVAIAPSDPVRPARLVFAYGRGASGEGQTARPYVRTARFGIQLPTGVHTQPNGTLTNFQVIGATGYYQVDPSVGRVYFTDVDENRALTVSYTGLDPSTGAQLPGLAISTVVTLVPERDETPLPIDQAVNETQLTAFLDPFDPAPAAQRRPGLIWMFYTSTRAGGPDLYFQTIAPRFTPLVPGG, encoded by the coding sequence ATGATGATGAAAAGGCAGATCGGGTTGACGTTGGTCGCGGCCGCTTTGGTGGCGGGCGCGACAACCGCCTGGGCGCAGGATTTCAAGGCGTTCAAGGGCGACAACCAGCGCGTGGGACGCAACGACCTGGCGGCCACCTCCGGCCCCGGGCGGGCCCTCCTGCGCTGGTGGCACCCGAACGTCGCGGATCCTGCGACCGGTTCCGTGCTCATCCGCAACAACACGGCGCCGAACCCCTGGACGGCGACCACCGGTCCTTGGATCAGTCCCGGTCCCGCCGAAGAAGCCAACCTCGTCTTCACCCCTCCTCCCGTCGATCGGGTTCCGCCCGATCCCCTTGAGGACGCGGCGACAGGGTACGCCGCCGACCCGGGGTACCTCTACGTACCGACGATCCCGTCCGCGGTCGGCTCCGACCCGACGATCCCGCAGAACGCCCTCGACCCGCTCGCCACGTTCACTTGGCGCGTCGAACCGGCGGATCCGATCAACCGATTCCCCCAGAGCTATGCGCTCTACGTTTGGCTCCCCAGCGGTCCGACCGACGTGGACCCCGGCCCAGGCGTGACCCTGAGCTATCCGCAACGGTACTTCGTCTACGAGGTCCTCTACGGGACCGGGCAACGCTGGATCGAAGTGATCGACACGTTCGTTTCGGGCGGTGGATGGGTCCGGATCGGCAACGGGGGCGCGCAGACGCTCCAGCGCTTCCCGTACGACGGTGTGAACCCGATCCTCGTGCGTCTGTACAACACCGTGCCGCGCGACGCGTTCGGCGCGTTGACGGATAATCCGGGCGCGACGCTCGTTTACGCCGACGCCGTGAAGGCCGAACCGCAGACCGGCTACTATGCCGCCACGCCGATCGTCGGCATGCACAACGGCGCGCCCGTCAGCACGATCGCGGCTCGGAACGAGCAGTCGGAAGGCGTGCGCGAAGGCGAGTCGGTCACGATCACCAAGGGTGTGGTGACCGCTTACGAGCACGACACGGGCAATGTCCGGTGGACGTTCTCGCCGCTCGACGAGTCGGAGTTCACGGTGCAGCAGGACAACACGAGCGCCGGCGTCGCCGCGTCTCCGGCCTGGATTCCCGAAAGCTTCGCGCCGAACTACCGGGGAACGAACTACCACGCCGCGCCGATCGTCGGCGCCTTGGGCTCGGCCTCCGCGATCACGTACTCGCCCACCCTCGACGACGGGACCTACGAAATCTACGCGTGGCTTCCCGGGGACGGCGGCGGCGAGCAGTTTGGCACCGCCGTGACCTACGAGGTGCACGAGGGCGCGACGACATCGACGTTCACCCTGGACCAGTCCGTCAACGGAGGATGGGTGCGCGTGGGCAACCGCCGCTTTGCGCACCAGGAGTCCACTGCGGACCTCACCGTCTCCGTGCTGAACTACAGCGCGGGAGGCGACGTGGGGCGCAAAGCCTACGCGGACGCGATCCGATTCGTCGGCGCCGCCAACATGGCTATCAACTCCACGCCGGTTTTGGCGACCGCCCGGGTCCGCACGACCAACGGGGGCGCCCCAACGCCCACGGACGTCGTGCTCGTCGCGACGGAGAACGGGCGTCTCTACTGCCTCGACGCGCTCGGCAACGGCGACGGGACCACCAACGTCTACTGGACCTATCCGTCGACTCCGGATCCCGACGACGCGGCATGGACCGACCCCAACCAGGTGGTCGGGGTCGACGGTCCGAACGGGGTCGCCGAGATGCCCATCGGATTCGACCTCAGCTCGGCGCTCGTCCAGACGGTGAGCCCGGGCGGCGTCCCCGAAGACCGCCTCTACATCGGCTCCCGCAACGGGCGCGTGTACTCGATCCATATGGATGGGCGCGGCGACATGGATCTGGCGAGGCGGGTGCCCGGGACTACGACGCGCGCCTGGACCTACCCCAACGACTACCCCGCGGCCGTGCAGACCAGTCTTCTGGGACCGATCGAAGGGTCGGTGGCGTTTGCGGACGTCGCTTCGGGACCGACGATCTACGTGCCGACGACGCAGGGGCGCATGTATGCGCTGGACGCCATCGGAACCGCAGGCACCAAGACGACGTCGGTCCGCTGGCGTTATCCCGCAGCGACGGACGAGACGCTCGGTGCGATCCGGACGACGCCCGCCATCGAGTTCGGCAACATCTACTTCGGAACCGATGCGATCGACGGCGCCCAGGACCCCCGGGGCCAACTGATTGCGCTCGATGCCGACACGGGTTCGCTCCAATGGACCTTCGACGGCACCGCCGGAGTCCCGGCGGGCGACTTCCGCGGTAGCCCGATCACCGTTCCCGCGGCCGAGATGGCGCCGGGGACGATGCCGGACACGGTGTTCGTGGCGAACGAGAATCTCTTCGTGTACGCCGTGCGCGCCTCCGACGGAACGCTTCTCTGGTCGACGGACGAGCTCGGCTCGGGCGTGTCCGGCGCCCTCGGATTCACGCCGATGTCGGTGTTCGACAACTCGGGCACGGGAACGCGGATCGCGGCGCCGATGGTGCTTGTGCCCACGTCGGACGGCCGCTTCTCGGCGCTCTTTGCCCGCGACACGGACCTCAACCGGTTCGGCACCAAGCGCGGCTACGAGTTCATCACGGCCAGCGACTCCCTGACCGCGTCCCTCGCCGTCGGTCGGAACTGGATGTACGGCGCGGACATGGCCGGGAACCTGTACGGGTTTGACAACGACACGTTCAACACGGGCTACATCTCGCCGGGGAACCCTCCGGGACAGCAGACGGTCGTCGAGAACGACGCGTCGGGCGACATCTTCCGCGACGCCAAGATCAAGTTTGTCACCAAGGACACCTACCAGCAGTTGCGGGCCAACCCCCCCACCCTGACGTACGTCGAGTCGGTCGACCCCGGGCGCGAGGTCACCCGCGTCGCGTTCGACTGGGGTGAGACCCTGTACATCCTGGTGTACGACTTCCCCTATCAGATCCAGCAGATTCCGGCGCCCAACGGCGCCACCACTCCGCCGATCGTCAACTACTCCTTCGCCACCGAGGGGGCGGCTATCCGGAACCTGGCGATCGAGAGCAAGCTGTTCGCCGGAAGCAGCCCGAACACGGCCGACTCCGGCTACACCGTGATCGCGTACTCCCTGCAGGGAGGCGGCGCGAACGCGCTGCCGCCGGGACGGGCCCGCGTCAGCGCCACGATCAGCACGACCGCCCTTTCGAATCCCGCGCGGGCGCAGACGATCGCTTTGGACCCGGCGAACTCCCGCAAGGCGTTCGCGATCGGGAACCCGCTGGCGCTTGCCACCGCGTTCGATCCGAGCACGGGGGCTCCCTTGGCGGGGTACGGCATCGGCTACTCGCCGGACGCCTCGCTGCCGGAGAATCTGGTGAACGGATCGCCCGACGTCGTCGGCACGGGAGCCCGCGAGGATCGACTGATCTCAAGCACGGGACTCCTTTCCCATGGCCAGGCCGGATCGAGCCGCATGGCGGTCTACGACCGGAGCATGATGACGCTCATCCTGGGCCCCGGCCGCGGCCTTTCCAACGTGCGCGTGGCCCGCGACGATCTGTCTTGGCGCAACCCGGCGAATGGGTCGTCGGTGGTCAAGCCCCTGCCGCCGCTGCTGTTCCCGAACTTCGAGGATTTGCCCTTCAACCGCCCCAACGGAAGCTTGGACTACCCGGACATGAAGCGGGAAGTGATCTCGGTGACGAAGGACCCGCTGGGCAATGCCGAGAACCCCGTGTTCAGCCCCGTCTCCCTCAATCCGCCGCTGAACGTGGACGAGAACAACCCGCTGCTGCGAACGCTGGTTCCCACCCTCATGGACTTCGAGGTGGCGGTTCCCAAGTTCCAGCCGGCCAACCTCCTGCTGATTCCCGACTCGACCGGCACCAACACGGTGGGCGGCTACACGGGCCGCGTGCAGGTGTACGTCGATGCGAACGGCAACGGCGAGCTGGAGCAGTCCGGCCGTCGCGAGGCCTTCCGCAGCTTCACGCTCGGCGCGGGCGTCGGCATCGACGAGGCGATGAGCATCCCCACGCCGACGCTCGACCTCGGTCCTTTGGCGGCCGCCACCGGCTACTCGCCGATCGCGCCGTACGGGGCGGGCACTCCGTTCAGCCCCTGGGCGGGCGGGGCGTTCAACAACCTCTTCACGCCGTTCCGCGTGTTCAACGACGGCAACGTCAACATGTTGGACGTGCGATTGGCGCACGCGTCAAACGTGGGCGCCGGCGCCCCCCAGCCGTGGCCGATCTTTGCCTCGGGCAACCACGCGTTGGCGTGGTTGGACAGCCAGTGGTACGTGTGGTCGGACATCGATCCGGTGTTCGCGCTGACGTCGCAGGTCATCATCCAGAAGGCCCGCGTCGGGGACCGCGTCTCCACCGAGCTGCTCACGAACCCGCGACGTCGGGACAATCAGAACCTGGGCGTGTCCGCGGGGACGCTCCTGCCCGGGCCGACTCCGGCGCCGCCTCGGATCGCGGTGACGCCTCCGCTCGGCATGCCGGTGGGGACGTACAGCCAGATCATGCGCGTGATCGAGGATCGCAACGGCGACCTGTCGCTCGCGCTCGACGGGACGAACAACGGCCTCGAGCCTTACACCGACCCGACCCTGAACCTCGTGTTCAAGGTGCGCGAGACGCGGCTGACCAACAAGTTCACGACGAACACGGCCCCGATGGTCGACGATCCGTCGGTGATCGGGTCCGGCAGCTTCCAGCACAAGAACGCACAGCCCGCGGCGATGCGCGACCTCAACGGCAACCTCGTGGTGGCGTTCGCTTCGAACCGCCCCGCGTTCAACGCGCCCCAGCCTCCCGCGGCGCCGCTGGTGGACGGTTGGCGGATCTACGTTGGTTCCGTGCGCGGCGCCACCCCTTCGGGCGGCGTTGGGTCCAGTCCGCTGGGGGATCTCGGAGCGTTCGTGCCCGCGAGCAACTCGCAGTGGGTCTCGCAGCAAGTCGGCGCCTATCCGAGCGTTCCCACGCCCGATATCCTGTTCGACGCGCAGCCCGGCGAGACGATCTTGGCGAACACGGTCAAGTTCCGCGATCCCGCGTTCCCGTCGCAAGGCATGGTCGATCCGTTCAGCGGATCCGCGCTGACCACCGTCTACCTGGCGTTCGTCGGCGACGCGGTCAAGCAGACGCCGGCCGGCCTCCAGAACGAGTCCAGACTGATGTTGGCCCCGACGACGGTTTCGGCCACCGGCACGGTCTCGCTGGGGGCGCCCGTGGTGCTTCCCAACGATCCTCGCGTCGAGAAGTCGAATCCCAGCGTGGTCCAGATCGGGTCTCGCGCGATCGTCTACTTCACGTTGGGAGGCACCGGCCACAGCCAGGTCGCCTACGCGACCTACGATCCCACCAACCCCTCGTGGGCCGCCAACGGCGGCTGGAGCCGGACGAACATTCTTCCTCTGGGAACGGGCTTCGAGTCGGCGACCTCCCCGAGCGCTTCGGGCCGCGTCTACCGGGGCGCCCCGGTCTCGGGTCTGGGAACGGGGACTACCATCGTGGAAGTCGCGTTCGTCGGCAAGCTCAAGGGCCGTTCGATCAGCGATGTGTTTTACGGCCGAGTGCGCGTCGACGCCAGGAACGGTTCCTACACCACGGTGTACCTGCCGGAGCGCGGCTTGGACCGGATGACGGCTTCGGGCGAGCCGGGCGTGTACCAGACGGGCGGAGTGGAGTGGAACCCGCGCGACACCATCGCGTTCTACGAGAGCGTCAACGGCGGGCCGTTGGTGGATATCGAGGTTCCCAACACGCGGAACTACGACCGCGACACCAACACGATGAGCTTCGACACGAAGCTCGGCGGGAAGGCGTTTGCGGACCTTTCGCTCGGTCGCCTGACCTTCACGTCGGCGACGTTGCCCCAAGGCGCGGAGCTTCGTGCGACCTACACGCCCCGCTACCTGCGGATCAGCGGCTCGAACCGTGCGGCGGGTCACTCGAGCCCGACGGTGCTGTTCGACAACCGCCTGATCGGGGAGTTCGGTTACTGGGCCCGGCCCAGCAACGTCGCGATCGCCCCGTCGGACCCGGTGCGGCCCGCGCGGCTGGTGTTCGCGTACGGGCGTGGGGCGTCCGGAGAGGGCCAGACGGCGCGGCCGTATGTTCGGACCGCCCGGTTCGGCATCCAGCTCCCGACCGGCGTGCACACGCAGCCCAACGGCACGTTGACGAACTTCCAGGTCATTGGGGCGACGGGCTACTACCAAGTCGACCCGTCGGTCGGCCGTGTGTACTTCACGGATGTGGACGAGAATCGAGCGTTGACCGTCAGCTACACCGGACTCGATCCGTCGACGGGGGCGCAACTGCCCGGGCTTGCGATCTCCACGGTGGTGACGCTGGTTCCGGAGCGCGACGAGACCCCGCTCCCCATCGACCAGGCGGTGAACGAGACGCAGCTCACGGCCTTCCTCGACCCGTTCGATCCGGCACCTGCCGCGCAGCGAAGGCCCGGTCTGATCTGGATGTTCTATACGAGCACCCGGGCAGGCGGACCCGACTTGTACTTCCAGACGATCGCGCCCCGCTTCACCCCGCTCGTTCCGGGCGGATAG
- the pilM gene encoding type IV pilus assembly protein PilM, whose translation MAKKLNSVLGIDIGSRKIKVAEVRSQGREPVVTALGMIDTPEGSVDHTGVYNSDAVGAALKQVLAESGASVPHAVISIAGQASVLVRTLEVPRMNPAELKEHMQWEINRNIPFAESTVVSDFQPLASDDPNSQNMDVVMAISPQSAIDMILACVKKAGKQTAAIDVEPLGLARSVKMSYDDQYDQQTVCVVDVGHKTTSINIFKGGKLLMPRQVPIGGEMFTKAVADAMGVGTEEAERLKSEKCQIPNDAAQQTGTFGGAATQEFQPYNPFTDEPAPAPVAAPVAGEGEEAAPASPAPVPAGGGDTQIYNAIAPVLDEFVAEIRRSIDYFRSRGGEVSRVTLCGGGSKLKGLAEFLASTVGIPCDTYDPLRRLSVSARKASDEFVNEHRQEFAVAVGNGLHIFFD comes from the coding sequence ATGGCCAAAAAGCTGAACAGCGTTCTGGGCATCGACATCGGCAGTCGAAAGATCAAAGTCGCCGAGGTTCGAAGCCAGGGACGGGAGCCCGTTGTGACGGCTCTTGGAATGATCGACACTCCCGAGGGCAGTGTGGATCACACGGGCGTGTACAACAGCGACGCGGTCGGAGCCGCCCTGAAGCAGGTGCTCGCCGAGAGCGGCGCTTCGGTGCCTCACGCCGTGATCTCCATCGCCGGCCAGGCTTCGGTTCTCGTGCGCACGTTGGAAGTGCCCCGAATGAACCCCGCCGAGCTGAAAGAGCACATGCAGTGGGAGATCAACCGGAACATCCCGTTCGCGGAGAGCACGGTGGTCAGCGATTTCCAGCCTTTGGCGTCCGACGATCCGAACTCGCAGAACATGGACGTGGTCATGGCGATCTCTCCCCAGTCCGCGATCGACATGATTTTGGCGTGCGTGAAGAAGGCGGGGAAGCAGACGGCGGCGATCGACGTCGAGCCGCTGGGGCTGGCGCGCTCGGTGAAGATGAGCTACGACGACCAGTACGACCAGCAGACGGTCTGCGTGGTGGACGTCGGCCACAAAACGACTTCGATCAACATTTTCAAGGGTGGCAAGCTCCTGATGCCGCGCCAGGTACCGATCGGCGGCGAGATGTTCACCAAGGCCGTGGCCGACGCGATGGGCGTCGGCACCGAGGAAGCGGAGCGCCTCAAGTCGGAGAAGTGCCAGATTCCGAACGACGCCGCCCAGCAGACGGGCACGTTCGGCGGAGCCGCCACCCAGGAGTTCCAGCCCTACAACCCGTTCACCGACGAGCCTGCTCCGGCTCCGGTCGCCGCGCCGGTCGCCGGCGAGGGCGAGGAGGCGGCGCCCGCATCGCCGGCGCCCGTGCCAGCCGGGGGAGGCGACACCCAGATCTACAACGCGATTGCACCGGTCCTCGACGAGTTCGTCGCCGAGATCCGGCGTTCGATCGATTACTTCCGGAGCCGGGGTGGAGAGGTGTCGCGGGTGACTCTCTGCGGGGGCGGTTCCAAGCTCAAGGGGCTCGCGGAGTTCCTCGCGAGCACCGTCGGCATTCCATGTGACACCTACGATCCCCTTCGCCGTCTAAGCGTCAGCGCCCGCAAGGCGTCGGACGAGTTCGTGAACGAGCATCGTCAGGAGTTTGCCGTCGCGGTGGGCAACGGGCTGCACATCTTTTTCGACTAG